In Microbacterium sp. 1.5R, the following are encoded in one genomic region:
- a CDS encoding ABC transporter substrate-binding protein, with product MQHSKMKAAAVIAISALALAGCSASGGDSSGTGGEAAACTPADGDVTLEFTSWIPGIEDVVEIWNEANPEIQVDVQTGPNGNGGTYQNFFNQIKAGDAPDLGQIEYDALPNFLVQDGLEDLSGCEDVVAAEDQFVDWAWGQVTLGTEGVYGVPQDTGPMALFYRADLFEQNGIAIPTTWDEYREAAVKIRDLGGYITNFSQSDINQFAGFAWQDGAQWFSSDDEGWTVSLADDATTTVADFWQSMLDDDLVATVPAWTDEWNNAYNSGQVWTWNSAVWGANSISSGAPDTAGSWAVAPLPQWEAGGTAAGNWGGSSTAVLKGSEHVYEATKFALWLNTSDEALTALAEAANLYPATTAGLELPVFAEGVEFYGGQKIYDVFADAATQVSPDFAWGPTMTQTYSDVSDGFKAAVSGNGTLLDAIEKGQTATIDALKAASIPVTE from the coding sequence ATGCAGCATTCGAAGATGAAGGCAGCCGCTGTCATCGCCATCTCGGCACTCGCGCTCGCCGGTTGCTCGGCGTCCGGCGGAGACAGCTCCGGCACCGGCGGCGAAGCCGCCGCGTGCACCCCGGCGGACGGCGACGTCACGCTCGAGTTCACCTCCTGGATCCCCGGCATCGAAGACGTCGTCGAGATCTGGAACGAGGCCAACCCCGAGATCCAGGTCGACGTGCAGACCGGCCCGAACGGCAACGGCGGCACGTACCAGAACTTCTTCAACCAGATCAAGGCCGGCGATGCGCCCGACCTCGGTCAGATCGAGTACGACGCGCTGCCGAACTTCCTCGTGCAGGACGGCCTCGAAGACCTCAGCGGCTGTGAGGACGTCGTCGCCGCGGAGGACCAGTTCGTCGACTGGGCCTGGGGACAGGTCACCCTCGGCACCGAGGGCGTCTACGGCGTTCCGCAGGACACCGGCCCCATGGCGCTGTTCTACCGCGCCGACCTGTTCGAGCAGAACGGCATCGCGATCCCCACCACGTGGGACGAGTACCGCGAGGCGGCCGTGAAGATCCGTGACCTCGGCGGATACATCACCAACTTCTCGCAGTCGGACATCAACCAGTTCGCCGGCTTCGCCTGGCAGGACGGCGCTCAGTGGTTCTCGAGCGACGACGAGGGCTGGACGGTGTCGCTAGCCGACGACGCGACCACCACGGTCGCCGACTTCTGGCAGAGCATGCTCGACGACGACCTCGTCGCCACGGTTCCCGCCTGGACCGACGAGTGGAACAACGCCTACAACTCCGGTCAGGTCTGGACCTGGAACTCCGCCGTCTGGGGCGCCAACTCGATCTCCAGCGGAGCCCCCGACACCGCCGGCTCCTGGGCTGTCGCACCGCTGCCGCAGTGGGAGGCCGGCGGCACCGCGGCCGGCAACTGGGGCGGGTCGTCGACCGCTGTCCTCAAGGGCAGCGAGCACGTCTACGAGGCGACGAAGTTCGCGCTGTGGCTCAACACGTCGGATGAGGCGCTGACCGCGCTCGCCGAGGCCGCCAACCTCTACCCGGCCACGACAGCCGGTCTCGAGCTGCCGGTCTTCGCCGAGGGCGTCGAGTTCTACGGCGGACAGAAGATCTACGACGTCTTCGCCGACGCCGCCACCCAGGTCTCGCCCGACTTCGCGTGGGGCCCGACCATGACCCAGACCTACTCGGACGTGTCCGACGGCTTCAAGGCCGCGGTCTCGGGCAACGGCACTCTGCTCGACGCGATCGAGAAGGGCCAGACGGCGACCATCGACGCGCTCAAGGCCGCATCGATCCCCGTCACGGAGTAA
- a CDS encoding carbohydrate ABC transporter permease produces MTTTLAAPAVASAPKAPGRRRRIPHKGAIAFLIVPFGVLFALFYVVPIAYAFWQSLLVVERDGTFGKAEQVFGGFTQYVLVFQNEAFWASMGRMLTFGVVQVPVMLGLALLFALLLDSPLVRGKRFFRLAFFVPYAVPGVIAAIMWGSLFSPNLSPFTAITKNIDFLGADLVLWSIANVVTWVYVGYNMLIIYSALLSIPQELYEAAILDGAGQWRIAWSIKIPLVRPAIVMTAIFSIIGTLQLLAEPQVFRSFSSAVTSTFTPNMTVYATASIPNTNLAAAFSVVLAVTTFVLSFGFMKYMQRKEQNA; encoded by the coding sequence ATGACCACCACGCTCGCTGCTCCGGCGGTCGCCTCAGCGCCGAAGGCGCCGGGCCGCCGCCGACGGATCCCGCACAAGGGCGCCATCGCGTTCCTCATCGTGCCCTTCGGCGTGCTGTTCGCGCTGTTCTACGTCGTCCCCATCGCCTACGCGTTCTGGCAGTCCCTGCTCGTGGTCGAGCGCGACGGCACCTTCGGCAAGGCCGAGCAGGTGTTCGGCGGCTTTACGCAGTACGTGCTCGTCTTCCAGAACGAGGCCTTCTGGGCATCGATGGGGCGGATGCTGACCTTCGGCGTCGTGCAGGTGCCGGTCATGCTCGGCCTGGCCCTGCTGTTCGCGCTGCTGCTGGACTCGCCGCTCGTCCGCGGCAAGCGCTTCTTCCGCCTGGCGTTCTTCGTGCCGTATGCGGTTCCCGGTGTCATCGCCGCGATCATGTGGGGCTCGCTGTTCTCGCCCAACCTCTCGCCGTTCACCGCGATCACCAAGAACATCGACTTCCTCGGGGCAGACCTCGTGCTGTGGTCGATCGCGAACGTCGTGACGTGGGTCTACGTCGGCTACAACATGCTGATCATCTACTCGGCGCTGCTCTCGATCCCCCAGGAGCTCTACGAGGCGGCCATCCTCGACGGCGCCGGACAGTGGCGCATCGCCTGGTCGATCAAGATCCCGCTGGTGCGCCCGGCGATCGTGATGACCGCGATCTTCTCGATCATCGGCACGCTGCAGCTGCTCGCCGAACCGCAGGTCTTCCGTTCGTTCAGCTCGGCGGTCACGAGCACGTTCACCCCGAACATGACCGTCTACGCCACGGCATCCATCCCGAACACCAACCTCGCGGCCGCGTTCTCGGTCGTGCTGGCCGTGACGACGTTCGTGCTGTCGTTCGGATTCATGAAGTACATGCAGCGCAAGGAGCAGAACGCATGA
- a CDS encoding LacI family DNA-binding transcriptional regulator — MSTSARRRSTVHDVARVAGVSRGTVSRVINGGYVSDAARTAIEEAIREVGYVPNTAAQNLVRQRTQAIAFIVHEPHALFLEDPNIGAIMLGTNETLSEADYQMVCLVVDSVRDTERVARYLNGGFVDGAVIVSARAQDPITKAVMRLDLPVAYVGHPPDVDAAWVGVDNRGAAQAVTSRLLATGRTRVGMIAAALDRDSGTDRLAGFTDALGDDFDPDLVEEVPLYSYADGAAAMRRLLDRAPDIDGVFAASDAVAAGAMWALREAGRRVPDDVGVVGFDNSTWATRTTPLLSTVDQPAEGLGAAAAASVLAQLRDDQRPREGIMLPTPVVWRDSA, encoded by the coding sequence ATGAGCACTTCGGCCCGTCGTCGCAGCACCGTGCACGATGTCGCGCGCGTCGCCGGAGTCTCCAGAGGAACCGTCAGCCGCGTGATCAACGGCGGCTACGTGTCGGACGCCGCGCGCACCGCGATCGAAGAGGCGATCCGCGAGGTCGGCTACGTGCCGAACACCGCCGCCCAGAACCTCGTGCGACAGCGCACCCAGGCCATCGCGTTCATCGTGCACGAGCCGCACGCGCTGTTCCTCGAAGACCCCAACATCGGCGCGATCATGCTCGGCACGAACGAGACTCTCTCCGAGGCGGACTACCAGATGGTCTGCCTCGTGGTCGACTCGGTGCGAGACACCGAACGCGTCGCCCGCTACCTCAACGGCGGGTTCGTCGACGGCGCTGTGATCGTCTCGGCCCGAGCGCAGGATCCGATCACCAAGGCCGTGATGCGACTCGACCTGCCTGTCGCCTACGTCGGCCACCCACCCGACGTCGATGCCGCCTGGGTCGGCGTCGACAACCGCGGCGCCGCGCAGGCCGTCACCTCACGTCTGCTGGCGACCGGTCGCACGAGGGTCGGCATGATCGCCGCCGCCCTCGACCGCGACTCGGGCACCGATCGACTCGCCGGATTCACCGACGCTCTCGGCGACGACTTCGATCCGGACCTCGTCGAAGAGGTGCCGCTGTACTCCTACGCCGACGGAGCCGCCGCCATGAGGCGACTGCTCGACCGAGCACCCGACATCGACGGAGTCTTCGCCGCGTCCGACGCGGTGGCCGCCGGAGCGATGTGGGCGCTGCGCGAAGCGGGACGGCGTGTGCCGGATGACGTCGGCGTGGTCGGCTTCGACAACAGCACGTGGGCGACGCGCACCACCCCGCTGCTCTCGACCGTCGACCAGCCGGCCGAAGGTCTCGGGGCCGCGGCCGCGGCATCCGTCCTCGCGCAGCTGCGCGACGATCAGCGTCCGCGCGAAGGGATCATGCTGCCGACGCCCGTGGTGTGGAGAGACTCGGCCTGA
- a CDS encoding DNA-3-methyladenine glycosylase has product MPTDALHRATRAELSGLPVEVAPLLLGGELRTVVAGSEVRLRLTEVEAYHGQGTGPAADPGSHARMGRTARNATMWGEPGHLYVYLSHGIHSCVNVVSGPEGQAGGILLRAGEVVHGADAVAVRRRATPPLTATALRDLARGPGRFGQSAGLRHPIHDGIDAITGADFAGARAELWLRDEPVTDVATGPRVGVAGIAGTAAFPWRFWISGDPTVSPFRWGRGAQAESLHTTGVGSMIPSRGR; this is encoded by the coding sequence ATGCCGACGGATGCCCTGCACCGAGCGACCCGCGCCGAGCTGAGCGGGCTGCCGGTCGAGGTCGCTCCGCTGCTGCTCGGCGGTGAGCTGCGCACCGTCGTGGCCGGCTCCGAGGTGCGACTCCGACTCACCGAGGTCGAGGCCTATCACGGGCAGGGCACGGGACCGGCGGCCGACCCCGGGTCGCACGCGCGCATGGGGCGCACTGCACGCAACGCGACGATGTGGGGCGAGCCGGGGCACCTGTACGTCTATCTGAGTCACGGCATCCACTCGTGCGTGAACGTCGTCTCGGGCCCCGAGGGTCAGGCGGGCGGGATCCTGCTGCGTGCGGGCGAGGTGGTGCACGGGGCGGATGCTGTCGCGGTGCGCCGCCGTGCGACGCCCCCTCTGACGGCGACTGCGCTGCGCGACCTCGCGCGCGGGCCCGGGCGATTCGGCCAGTCGGCGGGCCTGCGGCATCCGATCCACGACGGCATCGACGCGATCACCGGAGCGGACTTCGCGGGCGCCCGCGCCGAGCTGTGGCTGCGTGACGAACCGGTGACCGATGTGGCGACCGGGCCGAGGGTCGGTGTGGCCGGCATCGCCGGGACCGCGGCATTCCCCTGGCGCTTCTGGATCTCCGGTGACCCGACGGTCTCGCCGTTCCGCTGGGGGAGGGGCGCTCAGGCCGAGTCTCTCCACACCACGGGCGTCGGCAGCATGATCCCTTCGCGCGGACGCTGA
- a CDS encoding beta-galactosidase, producing the protein MAAAVSDRIATLSAGRGLVFGCDYNPEQWDRSVWPDDVRLMQQAGVGLVAINIFGWSSINPARGVWDFAALDEIIALLHAADIRINLGTGTASPAPWLTAQHPEILPVGEDGTVFQQGGRQGYCPSSPLFRAYAAEVVTRVVERYGDHPAVALWHVSNELGCHNALCYCDTSAEAFRGWLRERYADIDALNRAWGTTFWSQRYSDFDDVRVPAQALSLRNPGQILDFQRFSSDEQLALYRAEAAILRERSDVPVTTNFMVTAHIRNLDYWSWAGEMDLIANDHYLDRRLDDARGELSFAADLTRGLAQGAPWLLMETSTGAVNWQPYNLAKAPGELQRNIAAHIARGADGICFFQWRASTQGAEKYHTALVPHAGEDSDQWREVVALGGLLDRLGEVAGTRVVADAALFFSWESWWAAENEGRPSEALTYLGQVHAAHAALADAGITTDVVRPGADLDGHRLLIVPALHLIGDADAAAIARAVENGATALITFFSGIVDEEDRVRTGGYPGAFRDLLGIRSEEFTPLRPDETVTLTDGTTATVWSERLKATDAEVIASFVDGPAAGRPAITRRATGAGEAWFLGTQPAREDYRALIARLAASAGVAPVPGAGPDVEIVRRTGDAGSFLFVINHGSTDAEVAAAGHDLVTDARATGPVPAGAVRIIKEDV; encoded by the coding sequence ATGGCCGCCGCTGTGTCCGACCGCATCGCCACCCTCTCCGCAGGGCGCGGCCTCGTCTTCGGATGCGACTACAACCCGGAGCAGTGGGACCGCAGCGTCTGGCCCGACGACGTGCGGCTCATGCAGCAGGCAGGCGTGGGTCTCGTGGCGATCAACATCTTCGGCTGGTCGTCGATCAACCCCGCCAGGGGAGTGTGGGACTTCGCGGCGCTCGACGAGATCATCGCGCTGCTGCACGCCGCGGACATCCGCATCAACCTCGGTACCGGCACGGCCTCGCCCGCACCGTGGCTCACCGCGCAGCATCCCGAGATCCTGCCGGTCGGCGAAGACGGGACCGTCTTCCAGCAGGGCGGTCGTCAGGGGTACTGCCCGAGCTCGCCCCTCTTCCGCGCGTACGCCGCCGAGGTCGTCACCCGTGTCGTCGAACGCTACGGCGACCACCCGGCCGTCGCGCTCTGGCACGTGTCGAACGAGCTGGGCTGCCACAACGCGCTCTGCTACTGCGACACGAGCGCCGAGGCCTTCCGTGGCTGGCTGCGCGAGCGGTACGCCGACATCGACGCGCTGAACCGGGCGTGGGGCACGACATTCTGGAGCCAGCGCTACAGCGACTTCGACGACGTGCGGGTGCCCGCTCAGGCCCTCTCGCTGCGCAACCCGGGGCAGATCCTCGACTTCCAGCGCTTCAGTTCCGACGAGCAGCTCGCGCTCTACCGCGCCGAAGCCGCGATCCTGCGCGAGCGGAGCGACGTGCCGGTGACGACCAACTTCATGGTCACCGCGCACATCCGCAACCTCGACTACTGGTCGTGGGCGGGGGAGATGGATCTGATCGCCAACGACCACTACCTCGACCGTCGCCTCGACGACGCGCGAGGCGAGCTCTCGTTCGCCGCCGACCTCACCCGCGGCCTCGCCCAGGGTGCGCCGTGGCTGCTCATGGAGACCTCGACCGGCGCAGTGAACTGGCAGCCCTACAACCTCGCCAAAGCTCCCGGTGAGCTGCAGCGCAATATCGCCGCCCACATCGCGCGCGGCGCCGACGGCATCTGCTTCTTCCAGTGGCGGGCGTCGACCCAGGGCGCCGAGAAGTACCACACGGCACTCGTGCCGCACGCGGGCGAGGACTCCGACCAGTGGCGCGAGGTCGTCGCGCTCGGCGGACTCCTCGATCGCCTGGGCGAGGTCGCCGGGACGCGCGTCGTCGCCGACGCCGCACTGTTCTTCTCCTGGGAGAGCTGGTGGGCCGCCGAGAACGAGGGCCGTCCGAGCGAGGCGCTGACCTACCTCGGCCAGGTGCATGCCGCGCATGCCGCGCTGGCGGATGCCGGCATCACGACAGACGTCGTGCGCCCCGGCGCAGACCTCGACGGCCACCGCCTGCTGATCGTCCCCGCGCTGCACCTCATCGGCGATGCGGATGCCGCGGCGATCGCCCGCGCGGTCGAGAACGGCGCGACAGCACTGATCACCTTCTTCAGCGGCATCGTCGACGAAGAAGACAGAGTGCGCACCGGCGGCTATCCCGGCGCGTTCCGCGACCTGCTCGGCATCCGCTCGGAGGAGTTCACGCCCCTGCGTCCCGACGAGACCGTCACCCTGACCGACGGCACGACCGCGACAGTGTGGAGCGAGCGCCTGAAGGCCACGGATGCCGAGGTCATCGCGTCGTTCGTCGACGGCCCCGCCGCCGGACGCCCCGCGATCACGCGGCGCGCGACGGGAGCGGGCGAGGCCTGGTTCCTCGGCACCCAGCCCGCTCGCGAGGACTACCGCGCACTGATCGCACGGCTCGCCGCATCCGCGGGTGTCGCGCCCGTCCCCGGCGCCGGACCCGACGTCGAGATCGTGCGCCGCACCGGCGATGCCGGCTCGTTCCTGTTCGTCATCAACCACGGATCCACGGATGCCGAGGTCGCGGCCGCAGGTCACGACCTCGTCACCGACGCCCGCGCCACCGGCCCGGTGCCGGCCGGTGCGGTCCGCATCATCAAGGAGGATGTATGA
- the rpmB gene encoding 50S ribosomal protein L28 → MAAVCQVTGAVPGFGHNVSHSHRRTKRRFDPNVQKKTYFVASLGRKITLNVSAKGIKVIDVRGIENVVKDLQAKGVKL, encoded by the coding sequence ATGGCAGCAGTGTGCCAGGTGACAGGAGCTGTTCCCGGCTTCGGTCACAACGTCTCGCACTCGCACCGCCGGACGAAGCGTCGCTTCGACCCGAACGTGCAGAAGAAGACCTATTTCGTCGCTTCGCTCGGTCGTAAGATCACGCTCAACGTGTCCGCCAAGGGCATCAAGGTGATCGACGTCCGCGGCATCGAGAACGTGGTCAAGGACCTCCAGGCGAAGGGTGTGAAGCTCTAA
- a CDS encoding alpha-galactosidase, translating into MSELVHLTSAGVSVVIDTTSARLLHWGAALDTADLDALAVSSTGAVTFSSFDASRTVPLLAVEADGWSGAPALAWHRGGLHSAPLLRSTGWKATESSLRGEFADPAAGASVVLDLELDAVGVLTAQVSVTSTADAAEPLDLLAARILLPIPAHATEVLDHTGRWTGERRPQRGALRHGAHLRQVRRGRGGHDAPYLTAIGTDGFGFRRGELWTAHVAWSGDLEVGVERLPEGAGVHGAVLGGGELLLPGEIRLGAGETYVSPQVFLAYGESGLDSVSARLHQTVRAFSAHPTTPRPLVLNTWEAVYFDHDPAKIIELAEAAASVGVERFVLDDGWFRGRPDDRSGLGDWFIDDAKWPEGLRPLADQVHGLGMQFGLWFEPEMVNPVSDLAAQHPDWVLQAAPDAPTWRHQKVLDLANPDAAAHLLERIDALVSEIGIDFIKWDHNRDLHAAVSPHTGRASVHAQTAAFYALLDALRERHPSLEIESCASGGARVDLGVLQRTQRVWGSDSNDPIERQQIQRWTGTLVPPEVVGSHVGPPVAETTHRAASLPFRMATALFGHAGIEWDITRCTDDEREALTRWTALYRELRPLLHSGVTVRSDEVDDETLLHGVVAVDGSRGVFAWVRQGASVDAFTPRTRVPGLQPGGRYRLWVRDELGTATRHQVSDPAWLDAGIEATGAFFETVGVPLPLLAPGAALLLEVVRV; encoded by the coding sequence ATGAGCGAACTCGTCCACCTGACCTCGGCCGGCGTCAGCGTCGTCATCGACACGACGAGTGCGCGACTGCTGCACTGGGGCGCGGCGCTCGACACCGCCGACCTCGACGCACTCGCGGTGTCGTCGACCGGAGCTGTGACGTTCAGCTCGTTCGACGCCTCGCGCACCGTCCCGCTGCTGGCCGTCGAAGCCGACGGATGGTCCGGCGCCCCGGCGCTCGCCTGGCACCGCGGCGGGCTGCACAGCGCTCCGCTGCTGCGCTCGACCGGGTGGAAGGCGACGGAGTCATCGCTGCGCGGGGAGTTCGCGGATCCCGCGGCCGGCGCATCCGTCGTCCTCGATCTCGAGCTGGATGCCGTCGGCGTGCTCACCGCCCAGGTGTCGGTGACGAGCACGGCGGATGCTGCCGAGCCGCTCGACCTGCTCGCCGCGCGCATCCTGCTGCCGATCCCCGCACATGCGACCGAGGTGCTCGATCACACCGGACGCTGGACGGGCGAGCGGCGACCACAGCGAGGCGCCCTGCGCCACGGAGCGCACCTGCGTCAGGTGCGCCGCGGTCGCGGTGGCCACGACGCCCCGTACCTGACCGCGATCGGCACCGACGGGTTCGGCTTCCGCCGAGGGGAACTGTGGACCGCGCACGTCGCGTGGAGCGGGGACCTCGAAGTCGGCGTCGAGAGGCTCCCCGAGGGCGCCGGCGTTCACGGGGCGGTGCTCGGCGGGGGAGAACTGCTGCTGCCCGGCGAGATCCGGCTCGGCGCGGGGGAGACCTACGTCTCGCCGCAGGTGTTCCTCGCCTACGGCGAGAGCGGGCTCGACTCCGTGTCGGCCCGCCTGCATCAGACCGTCCGCGCGTTCTCCGCACACCCCACGACGCCGCGTCCTCTCGTGCTCAACACCTGGGAGGCCGTGTACTTCGACCACGACCCCGCGAAGATCATCGAGCTGGCCGAGGCTGCGGCATCCGTCGGCGTCGAGCGGTTCGTGCTCGACGACGGATGGTTCCGCGGACGGCCCGACGACCGATCAGGACTCGGCGACTGGTTCATCGACGACGCCAAGTGGCCGGAGGGGCTGCGGCCGCTCGCCGATCAGGTGCACGGTCTCGGGATGCAGTTCGGTCTCTGGTTCGAGCCCGAGATGGTGAACCCGGTCTCCGACCTCGCCGCGCAGCATCCGGACTGGGTGCTGCAGGCCGCGCCCGACGCGCCCACCTGGCGGCATCAGAAGGTGCTCGACCTGGCGAACCCGGATGCCGCGGCCCACCTGCTGGAGCGCATCGACGCCCTGGTCTCCGAGATCGGCATCGACTTCATCAAGTGGGACCACAACCGCGACCTGCACGCCGCGGTGTCGCCGCACACCGGCCGCGCGTCCGTGCACGCTCAGACGGCCGCCTTCTACGCCCTGCTCGACGCGCTGCGCGAGCGGCATCCCTCTCTCGAGATCGAGTCGTGCGCGAGCGGCGGAGCCCGCGTCGACCTCGGGGTGCTCCAGCGCACCCAGCGCGTCTGGGGCTCGGACTCGAACGATCCGATCGAACGGCAGCAGATCCAGCGCTGGACAGGCACTCTCGTGCCCCCGGAGGTCGTGGGGTCTCACGTCGGTCCGCCGGTCGCCGAGACGACGCATCGCGCGGCATCCTTGCCGTTCCGCATGGCCACCGCGCTGTTCGGGCACGCCGGCATCGAGTGGGACATCACGCGGTGCACGGATGACGAGCGGGAGGCGCTGACCCGCTGGACGGCGCTCTATCGCGAGCTGCGGCCGCTGCTGCACTCCGGGGTCACCGTGCGCAGCGACGAGGTCGACGACGAGACGCTGCTGCACGGCGTCGTCGCGGTCGACGGCTCCCGCGGTGTGTTCGCGTGGGTGCGGCAGGGTGCGTCGGTCGACGCGTTCACGCCGCGCACCCGCGTCCCCGGACTGCAGCCCGGCGGGCGCTACCGGCTGTGGGTGCGGGACGAGCTGGGAACCGCGACGCGGCACCAGGTCTCGGACCCCGCCTGGCTGGATGCCGGGATCGAGGCGACCGGCGCGTTCTTCGAGACGGTCGGGGTGCCCCTGCCCCTGCTCGCGCCGGGCGCGGCGCTGCTGCTCGAGGTCGTTCGGGTCTGA
- a CDS encoding carbohydrate ABC transporter permease → MSTMTIVAPGRGSRAQAPRGKGARESGISRTGAMLIMAVFTVYFLLPLWWLLVASSKETGDILTTAPLWFADFHLLDNIAELFAYRDGVYLRWLLNSVLYAALGGAIATLLAAMAGYALAKYRFPGRDLMFDIVLGGVLVPATALALPLFLIFSQAQLTNTFWSVFLPSIVSPFGVYLARIFAASSVPDELLEASRLDGAGEIRTFFTVSIRLMTPALVTMFLFQFVAIWNNFFLPMIMLRSEDLFPVVFGLYNWNNQLNQLPELRGLVLIGALLSVIPLIVTFLLLQRFWRNGLGAGALK, encoded by the coding sequence ATGAGCACCATGACGATCGTCGCCCCCGGTCGGGGCTCGCGCGCACAGGCCCCGCGCGGAAAGGGTGCTCGCGAGTCGGGCATCTCCCGCACCGGCGCCATGCTGATCATGGCCGTGTTCACGGTCTACTTCCTGCTGCCGCTGTGGTGGCTGCTCGTCGCGTCGAGCAAGGAGACCGGCGACATCCTGACCACCGCCCCGCTGTGGTTCGCCGACTTCCACCTGCTCGACAACATCGCCGAGCTGTTCGCCTACCGCGACGGCGTCTACCTGCGCTGGCTGCTGAACTCGGTGCTCTACGCCGCGCTCGGCGGTGCCATCGCGACCCTGCTCGCCGCCATGGCCGGCTACGCCCTCGCGAAGTACCGGTTCCCGGGCCGCGACCTGATGTTCGACATCGTGCTCGGCGGAGTGCTGGTTCCGGCCACGGCCCTCGCGCTGCCGCTGTTCCTCATCTTCAGCCAGGCGCAGCTGACCAACACGTTCTGGTCGGTGTTCCTGCCGTCGATCGTGAGTCCGTTCGGCGTCTACCTGGCGCGGATCTTCGCGGCCTCCTCCGTTCCCGACGAACTGCTCGAGGCGAGTCGGCTCGACGGCGCGGGGGAGATCCGCACGTTCTTCACGGTCAGCATCCGACTGATGACGCCCGCGCTGGTGACGATGTTCCTCTTCCAGTTCGTCGCCATCTGGAACAACTTCTTCCTGCCGATGATCATGCTGCGATCCGAAGACCTCTTCCCGGTCGTCTTCGGTCTCTACAACTGGAACAACCAGCTGAACCAGCTGCCGGAACTCCGTGGTCTCGTGCTGATCGGCGCTCTGCTGTCGGTCATCCCGCTGATCGTCACCTTCCTCCTGCTCCAGCGCTTCTGGCGCAACGGACTGGGCGCCGGCGCCCTGAAGTGA